The proteins below come from a single Benincasa hispida cultivar B227 chromosome 4, ASM972705v1, whole genome shotgun sequence genomic window:
- the LOC120075874 gene encoding LOW QUALITY PROTEIN: thaumatin-like protein 1 (The sequence of the model RefSeq protein was modified relative to this genomic sequence to represent the inferred CDS: inserted 1 base in 1 codon; deleted 1 base in 1 codon): protein MGFLQTDFVSPSFLFHSLLLIFFFKGVSGAGFTFVNRCDYTVWPGILGNTQLESTGFELSPGAARSFHAPPGWSGRFWGRTGCSFDPATGQGSCQTADCGSNQMECNGAGATPPATLAEFTIGSGAGAQDFYDVSLVDGYNIPMVVDATGGSGACQSTGCAAELNRRCPTELRAGGGKACMSACEAFGKPXYCFEGAYNSPAACKPSMYSEMFKSACPKSYSYAFDDATSTFTCSGADYTITFCPSSSR from the exons ATGGGATTTCTTCAAACAGATTTTGTGTCTCCTTCTTTTTTGTTTCACTCTCTgcttttgatcttcttctttaaAG GCGTTTCTGGAGCTGGATTTACATTTGTTAATCGATGCGATTACACTGTTTGGCCGGGAATTCTTGGCAACACCCAATTGGAATCCACTGGATTCGAGCTTTCGCCAGGAGCGGCCCGTTCATTCCACGCGCCGCCGGGTTGGTCCGGCAGATTCTGGGGTCGGACCGGCTGTTCCTTCGACCCAGCCACCGGTCAGGGCAGTTGTCAAACGGCTGATTGTGGGTCAAACCAAATGGAATGCAATGGCGCCGGAGCAACTCCGCCGGCGACTCTAGCTGAGTTTACGATCGGCAGTGGGGCCGGTGCGCAGGACTTTTACGATGTCAGCTTGGTCGACGGCTACAACATTCCGATGGTGGTGGATGCCACTGGTGGGAGCGGTGCGTGTCAGTCAACTGGGTGCGCGGCGGAGCTGAACCGGCGGTGCCCGACGGAGCTACGCGCTGGTGGAGGGAAGGCGTGTATGAGCGCGTGTGAAGCGTTTGGGAAGC GATACTGTTTCGAAGGCGCGTATAACTCACCCGCCGCCTGTAAGCCGTCGATGTACTCGGAAATGTTCAAATCGGCTTGCCCTAAATCGTATAGCTATGCCTTTGATGACGCAACAAGCACT TTCACTTGTAGTGGTGCAGATTACACCATTACATTCTGCCCTTCATCATCAAGGTAA